Proteins found in one Primulina eburnea isolate SZY01 chromosome 16, ASM2296580v1, whole genome shotgun sequence genomic segment:
- the LOC140816821 gene encoding ACT domain-containing protein ACR4-like — MDDEYEKFIRRMNPPRVVIDNESCKNATVIQVDSANKHGILLEVVQVLIDLNLVITRAYITSDGGWFMDVFNVTDHDGNKITDAEILSYIQKSLGPDSCFATSMRRSVGLTSEMDHTSIELIGSDRPGLLSEVSAVLTHLKCNVVNAEVWTHNTRAAAVMQVTDELTGGAITDLEKLTMVKRLLCNVLKGSNKSREAKTVVSHGGTHTERRLHQMMLADRDYERMGDDSLDDKERPSVNVVNWNDKDYSVVTIRCKDRPKLLFDVLCTLTDMQYIVFHGSVDAEGPEAHQEYCVRHVDGSPLKSDAERQRVIQCLEAAIQRRVSEGLKLELCTTDRVGLLSDVTRIFRENSLTVTRAEVTTRAGKAVNTFYVCDASGYPVDRKIIDSIRQTIGGTILRVKGCPDEMNLVPRESPTRFLFGGLFKSRSFCNFGLIKSDS; from the exons ATGGATGATGAATACGAGAAGTTTATTCGGAGAATGAACCCTCCAAG AGTTGTCATTGATAACGAATCGTGCAAAAACGCCACGGTTATTCAG GTGGACAGTGCTAACAAACATGGTATTCTTCTTGAAGTCGTGCAAGTCCTTATTGATCTCAATCTCGTTATAACCAGAGCTTATATAACGTCTGATGGCGGATGGTTCATGGATG TTTTCAATGTCACTGATCATGATGGGAACAAGATAACAGATGCTGAGATTCTGAGTTATATTCAAAAG TCACTCGGTCCTGATTCTTGCTTTGCGACCTCAATGAGAAGATCCGTGGGGCTAACATCCGAAATGGACCACACTTCAATCGAGTTAATAGGAAGTGATAGACCGGGGTTACTTTCCGAAGTTAGCGCGGTCCTAACCCACCTCAAGTGCAATGTGGTGAATGCTGAGGTCTGGACCCATAACACGCGTGCAGCAGCCGTAATGCAAGTAACCGATGAGTTAACAGGGGGGGCGATTACGGATCTCGAAAAACTAACCATGGTTAAGCGCCTTTTATGCAATGTTCTTAAGGGCAGTAACAAATCTAGAGAAGCTAAAACCGTGGTATCTCATGGGGGGACTCATACAGAAAGAAGGCTTCATCAGATGATGCTTGCTGACCGAGATTATGAGCGAATGGGGGATGATTCTCTGGACGATAAAGAGAGGCCGAGTGTTAATGTTGTCAATTGGAATGATAAGGACTACTCGGTGGTAACGATCCGGTGCAAGGATAGGCCGAAGCTTCTGTTTGATGTTTTGTGTACTTTGACTGATATGCAGTACATCGTTTTCCACGGAAGCGTCGACGCCGAGGGACCGGAAGCTCATCAG GAGTACTGCGTGAGGCATGTCGATGGATCACCGTTGAAATCAGATGCAGAGAGACAAAGGGTGATCCAATGTCTTGAAGCAGCGATACAAAGGAGAGTATCCGAG GGCTTGAAACTAGAACTCTGCACAACCGACAGAGTGGGGCTGTTGTCTGATGTAACACGGATTTTTCGCGAAAATAGCCTAACCGTGACCCGAGCAGAAGTGACAACACGAGCCGGCAAGGCAGTAAACACATTCTACGTATGCGATGCGTCGGGGTACCCGGTGGACCGAAAGATTATAGATTCCATACGACAAACGATCGGAGGAACAATACTTAGAGTAAAAGGCTGTCCCGACGAGATGAATCTAGTCCCTCGAGAATCCCCGACAAGATTTCTGTTTGGAGGGCTCTTCAAATCCAGATCATTTTGTAATTTTGGTTTGATAAAGTCTGATTCTTGA